Proteins encoded within one genomic window of Formosa agariphila KMM 3901:
- a CDS encoding glutamate synthase subunit beta, protein MGKITGFLEYKREVEGYEPVEDRIKDYKEFTIPLSEPHIKDQGARCMDCGIPFCHSGCPLGNLIPDFNDKVYKGKWKEAAAILHSTNNFPEFTGRLCPAPCEEACVLGINEDPVTIENIEKQIVETAFKEGWVVAHPPKTRTGKKVAVIGGGPSGLAAAQQLNRAGHLVTLFERDDKVGGLLRYGIPDFKLEKQIIDRRIQVMEEEGIVFKTNAHVGENVDAEQLKKDFDAVVLCGGATVRRGMPIPGAELNGVVQAMDFLKQNNKRVSGTKEFENEIMATDKHVIVIGGGDTGSDCIGTSNRHGAKSVTNFEILDKPSEGRPAHQPWPYWPMKLRTSTSHKEGVERFFSISTKEFLGDENGNLKGLVTAEVEWIFKPGERPQLKELPGTEKTWDCDLALLALGFTGAEKTLPEQLGLEMDFRTNIKADTNDYMSNVPGVFVAGDMRRGQSLIVWAISEGRQAAYHVDKYLMGESNLPLKTGIDLPRV, encoded by the coding sequence ATGGGAAAAATAACAGGATTTTTAGAATATAAACGTGAAGTTGAAGGGTACGAACCAGTTGAAGATCGTATTAAAGATTATAAGGAATTTACAATTCCTTTGTCTGAACCTCATATCAAAGATCAAGGTGCGCGTTGTATGGATTGTGGAATTCCATTTTGTCATAGTGGTTGCCCACTTGGTAATTTAATTCCAGATTTTAACGATAAAGTATATAAAGGAAAGTGGAAAGAAGCTGCGGCGATTTTACACTCTACAAATAATTTTCCAGAATTTACAGGTAGATTATGTCCTGCACCATGTGAAGAAGCATGTGTGTTGGGTATAAATGAAGATCCTGTAACTATCGAGAATATTGAAAAACAAATAGTTGAAACAGCCTTTAAAGAAGGTTGGGTTGTTGCGCATCCGCCAAAAACACGTACTGGTAAAAAAGTGGCGGTTATTGGTGGTGGACCTTCAGGTTTAGCGGCTGCTCAGCAATTAAATCGCGCAGGACATTTGGTGACACTTTTTGAAAGAGACGATAAAGTTGGTGGTTTATTACGATACGGAATTCCAGATTTTAAATTGGAAAAACAAATCATTGATCGTCGTATTCAAGTCATGGAGGAAGAAGGTATTGTGTTTAAAACCAATGCTCATGTTGGTGAAAATGTAGATGCAGAACAACTTAAAAAAGACTTCGATGCAGTGGTGTTATGTGGTGGTGCAACGGTAAGACGTGGTATGCCAATTCCGGGAGCTGAATTAAATGGTGTGGTTCAAGCTATGGATTTTCTTAAGCAAAACAACAAGCGTGTAAGCGGTACCAAAGAGTTTGAAAACGAAATCATGGCTACAGATAAACATGTTATTGTTATTGGTGGTGGAGATACGGGATCAGACTGTATTGGAACTTCTAATCGTCATGGTGCAAAATCTGTAACCAATTTTGAAATCTTAGATAAGCCTTCAGAAGGAAGACCAGCACATCAGCCATGGCCTTATTGGCCAATGAAATTACGTACAAGTACATCTCATAAAGAAGGTGTAGAGCGTTTCTTTAGTATTTCAACTAAAGAATTTTTGGGCGATGAAAATGGTAATTTAAAAGGATTAGTTACTGCTGAGGTAGAATGGATTTTTAAACCAGGCGAGCGTCCGCAATTAAAAGAACTTCCAGGAACCGAAAAAACTTGGGATTGTGATTTAGCATTATTGGCTTTAGGGTTTACAGGTGCAGAAAAAACACTTCCAGAACAATTAGGTTTAGAAATGGATTTTAGAACCAATATTAAAGCCGATACTAACGATTATATGTCTAACGTGCCAGGTGTTTTTGTAGCTGGAGATATGCGTCGTGGACAGTCGTTAATTGTTTGGGCAATTTCAGAAGGAAGACAGGCGGCTTATCACGTAGATAAGTATTTAATGGGTGAATCTAATTTACCTCTTAAAACTGGTATTGATTTACCTCGTGTTTAA
- a CDS encoding ammonium transporter: MMLLLNSTPALQDAAAVAASVKDDMGMLWMLIAGILVFFMQAGFFLVESGMTDSKNAVNIAMKNFLDIAVGSLAFWFIGYSLMYGADVTEGGFFHWSGFIFSQGPADLFFQTVFAATTATIVSGAIAGRTKYTTYAIFSIILTALIYPIAGGWEWNGGWLNAEWMPAEFIDFAGSSIVHSVGGWAALVAAWMVGPRIGKFLNGKPVEMHGHNQMYATLGVFILWLGWFGFNGGSQLAWGGDDSVAASQVVLVTNLAASAGALSALLFTWFKNGKPNLSMTLNGALAGLVSITAGCGNMSEGGAVLAGLIGGILVVLSIGFIEKTLKVDDAVGAISVHGVAGVWGTLVIGLWGIDGDTGIGLFNGGGASQLLAQAIGVVAYAFWAIVLSYVFLTIIKKTCGGLRVTEEEEIAGLDISEHGSIAYHGKRTREFEE, from the coding sequence ATGATGTTATTATTAAACTCAACACCTGCCCTACAAGATGCTGCCGCTGTTGCCGCATCTGTAAAAGATGACATGGGAATGCTTTGGATGCTTATTGCAGGTATTTTAGTATTCTTTATGCAAGCAGGGTTTTTCCTTGTAGAATCTGGAATGACAGATTCTAAAAACGCAGTAAATATTGCCATGAAGAATTTCTTGGATATTGCTGTAGGATCTTTAGCTTTCTGGTTTATCGGATACTCTTTAATGTACGGTGCCGATGTTACAGAAGGAGGATTCTTTCACTGGAGTGGATTTATCTTCTCTCAAGGACCAGCAGATTTATTCTTCCAAACAGTATTCGCTGCAACAACTGCAACTATTGTATCTGGAGCAATTGCTGGACGTACAAAATACACAACGTATGCTATTTTTAGCATCATATTAACCGCTCTAATCTACCCTATCGCAGGTGGATGGGAATGGAATGGCGGATGGCTAAATGCTGAATGGATGCCAGCTGAATTTATCGATTTCGCAGGATCATCTATCGTACACTCTGTAGGAGGTTGGGCAGCTTTAGTTGCTGCTTGGATGGTAGGTCCAAGAATTGGAAAATTCCTTAACGGTAAGCCTGTAGAAATGCACGGTCACAACCAAATGTATGCCACTTTAGGAGTTTTCATCCTTTGGTTAGGATGGTTCGGATTTAACGGTGGTTCTCAATTAGCTTGGGGAGGCGACGATTCTGTTGCTGCTTCACAAGTTGTCTTAGTAACCAACTTAGCAGCTTCTGCCGGAGCATTAAGTGCTTTATTATTTACTTGGTTTAAAAACGGTAAACCAAATTTATCAATGACATTAAACGGAGCTCTTGCTGGTTTAGTTAGTATTACTGCTGGTTGTGGAAACATGAGCGAAGGTGGTGCTGTCTTAGCTGGATTAATTGGAGGTATTCTAGTAGTATTATCTATTGGTTTCATTGAAAAAACATTAAAAGTAGACGATGCTGTTGGTGCAATCTCAGTACACGGTGTAGCCGGAGTATGGGGAACCTTAGTTATCGGACTTTGGGGTATCGACGGAGATACTGGTATTGGATTATTTAATGGTGGTGGCGCTTCTCAATTATTAGCTCAAGCTATAGGAGTTGTTGCATACGCATTCTGGGCAATCGTATTATCGTACGTATTCCTTACAATTATCAAGAAAACTTGTGGTGGATTAAGAGTAACCGAAGAAGAAGAGATTGCAGGTCTTGATATTTCTGAACACGGTTCTATTGCTTACCACGGAAAAAGAACAAGAGAGTTTGAAGAATAA
- a CDS encoding outer membrane beta-barrel protein produces the protein MKKIFTLALLFATISIYAQDTIIEVEEVETIETKKFTISGSVDAYYQTYLTAPDNEGQSFGTAFADQSGFALGMGNVIFSYEGAKTGAVLDLVVGPRGAAATFNTDILDGIVNQAYVYWNVSDKTTLTFGRFNTFLGYEVIAPAANFNYSTSYLFSSGPFSHMGLKADFAISDDFSLMLAVTNPWDVNNTSYDGEYALGAQLGYKGQYLNLYYDSGANSGLGFEIDYTGGFDLTDAFYLGINAAYETTSYVFDDDGNELADDFTNGFYGVALYPQYTTSDAFAVGLRGEYFGYHAEEGDTSSVFGLTLTGSYTIESLIIKPEIRLDSWSDATPYLDNDGVATDNLAAFTVAAIYAF, from the coding sequence ATGAAAAAAATCTTTACACTAGCACTCCTTTTTGCTACAATCAGCATTTATGCTCAGGACACAATAATTGAAGTAGAAGAAGTAGAAACAATTGAAACTAAAAAATTTACAATTAGCGGTAGCGTAGACGCGTATTACCAAACTTACTTAACAGCTCCCGACAATGAAGGCCAATCTTTCGGAACTGCATTTGCAGACCAAAGTGGTTTCGCTTTAGGAATGGGTAATGTTATTTTTTCTTACGAAGGTGCAAAAACAGGAGCTGTCCTTGATTTAGTAGTTGGACCAAGAGGTGCTGCTGCTACTTTTAATACAGATATTTTAGATGGAATAGTAAACCAAGCATACGTGTATTGGAATGTATCTGACAAAACAACATTAACGTTTGGTCGTTTTAACACCTTTTTAGGTTACGAAGTTATTGCACCTGCTGCAAACTTTAACTACAGTACGTCTTACTTATTCTCAAGCGGACCATTTTCGCATATGGGTTTAAAAGCTGATTTTGCAATTTCAGATGATTTTAGTTTAATGCTTGCTGTAACAAACCCTTGGGATGTTAACAACACATCTTACGATGGAGAATACGCTTTAGGCGCACAGTTAGGATACAAAGGACAATACTTGAACTTGTACTACGATAGCGGAGCCAATAGCGGATTAGGTTTCGAAATAGACTACACAGGTGGTTTCGATTTAACTGATGCTTTCTACTTAGGAATTAATGCTGCTTACGAAACAACTTCTTATGTTTTTGATGATGATGGAAATGAATTAGCTGACGACTTTACCAATGGATTTTATGGCGTAGCCTTATACCCACAATATACAACTAGCGATGCTTTTGCAGTAGGTTTAAGAGGTGAGTATTTTGGGTATCACGCTGAAGAAGGGGATACCTCTAGTGTTTTTGGATTAACCTTAACCGGAAGTTACACTATTGAAAGTTTAATTATTAAACCAGAAATTAGATTAGATTCATGGTCTGACGCTACACCATACTTAGATAATGATGGAGTTGCTACAGATAATTTAGCTGCTTTCACTGTAGCTGCTATATACGCATTCTAA
- a CDS encoding P-II family nitrogen regulator — protein MKKIEAIIRKSKFTEVKKALHEIGVNFFAYWDVTGLGNEKTGHVYRGVSYSTSDIQRRYLSIVVNDSFEDITIKTILKAARTGDVGDGKVFVSDITECYRIRTGEKGGETLK, from the coding sequence ATGAAAAAAATAGAAGCAATTATTAGAAAATCTAAATTCACTGAAGTAAAAAAAGCACTTCATGAAATCGGTGTTAATTTTTTCGCTTACTGGGATGTAACCGGACTTGGAAACGAGAAAACAGGACATGTATATAGAGGTGTTAGCTATAGCACCAGCGACATACAACGCAGATACCTTTCTATAGTAGTTAACGACAGCTTTGAAGACATTACAATTAAAACCATCCTTAAAGCAGCGCGAACAGGAGATGTAGGTGACGGAAAAGTATTCGTGTCGGACATTACAGAATGTTACAGAATTAGAACAGGAGAAAAAGGAGGAGAAACTTTAAAATAA
- the gltB gene encoding glutamate synthase large subunit, which translates to MLKKQGLYLPEFEHDNCGAGFICSLTGSRSNDIIHKALEILVKLEHRGAVSADGKTGDGAGILIDIPHDFFVKYCDFELPARGEYAVSNMFLPKKDNQRKFCVDTFEKCIAEQGLTLLGWRNAPVNNKVIGKIAAASEPFIKQVFVGKSHPEQSEFEFNLKLFSARKIAEHAVYNSKLSESSFFYFPSLSTKTIIYKGLLVPEDIKEYYLDLLNPLLDAKLALVHQRFSTNTFPTWDLAQPFRYMCHNGEINTLRGNVSRMFSREEIMKSDWFGDDIKRVIPTILRGKSDSASMDMVVELLLMTGRSLPEVMMMLVPEAWEKNNTMSDAKKAFYEFNSCLMEPWDGPASIPFTDGSYIGAVLDRNGLRPSRYTVTKDDFVIMSSETGVVDIKPENIKFHGRLEPGKMFLVNMDEGRIINDEEIKEKIATQHPYRKWLDKNLIHLKDIPYSDEPITHEEEDLVVRQSVFGYTQEDLNTIILPMAQGGKEPIGSMGSDTPIAILSERPQLIYNYFKQLFAQVTNPPLDGIREELITDISLTLGSDTNIFEINEFHCRKLKIQNPVISKQDLDKIKNHDKSPDYQVTSIAILYDVTKGVNGLEDRLEAIVDTAEKAIDSGTNIIILSDRNVSKDKAPIPALLACSYVNHALYKRGKRSQISLIIESAEPREVHHFALLFGYGASAINPYMVNEIVEKQLESQDLTGLEFEEAISNYNIAVGKGILKVMNKIGISTLNSYRGSQLFECIGINTKVVEKYFPTTATRIQGIGLNEIEKEISERHKFAYSVRDIDANLDLEIGGQYRWRRNGEKHLFNPLTIAKLQESVRTNKKSTYKEYAELVNNQSKDLMTIRGLFEFTNYDPISIEEVEPWTEIVKRFKTGAMSYGSISKEAHENLAIAMNRIGGKSNSGEGGEDQERFYKDPDGDWKNSAIKQVASGRFGVTSNYLTSAKEIQIKMAQGAKPGEGGQLPGPKVNPSIAKTRNSTPYVGLISPPPHHDIYSIEDLSQLIYDLKSANREARVNVKLVSEVGVGTVAAGVAKAKADVILVSGFDGGTGASPLTSLKHCGLPWELGIAEAQQTLVMNDLRNRIVLECDGQLKTGRDVAVACLLGAEEFGFATAPLVASGCIMMRVCHLNTCPVGIATQNPELRKKFKGKPEHVVNYMYFVAQELREIMAQLGFRTINEMVGQSQKLDRNRAIEHYKASGIDLTPILHRVKTEPYVKLYNTEKQEHNLDVHLDFDIINQAHPALFRKEKTYLDFDITNIDRAVGAVLSNEISKIYGAQGLPENTLNLNFTGSAGQSFGAFSTKGLTMIVNGNTNDYLGKGLSGAKLIIKVPEKATIVPEDNVITGNVTLYGATSGEVYINGKAGERFCVRNSGAQAVVEGIGDHGCEYMTGGVAVVLGEVGRNFGAGMSGGIAFVLDAKGTFRNNCNSEALNLDPVVLDEDITLLKTLITNHYNATLSPLAQRILEQWEQYLPKFIKVLPEEYKQALIKLEQENLVTQ; encoded by the coding sequence ATGTTGAAGAAACAGGGGCTGTATTTGCCAGAATTTGAACACGACAATTGTGGTGCGGGATTTATATGTAGTTTAACCGGAAGTAGATCTAACGATATTATCCATAAAGCACTTGAGATATTAGTAAAGTTAGAGCACAGGGGAGCTGTAAGTGCCGATGGTAAAACAGGGGATGGAGCTGGTATTTTAATTGATATCCCTCATGACTTCTTTGTAAAGTATTGTGATTTTGAATTGCCTGCTCGTGGAGAGTATGCGGTAAGTAATATGTTCTTACCTAAAAAAGATAACCAACGTAAATTCTGTGTCGATACGTTCGAAAAATGTATTGCAGAACAGGGACTTACATTATTAGGGTGGAGAAATGCTCCGGTTAATAATAAAGTGATTGGTAAAATTGCAGCAGCAAGTGAGCCTTTTATTAAGCAAGTATTTGTAGGTAAAAGTCATCCAGAGCAATCTGAGTTTGAATTCAATCTTAAATTGTTTTCAGCACGTAAAATTGCTGAGCATGCAGTATATAACTCAAAATTATCTGAATCTTCATTTTTCTATTTTCCAAGTTTATCAACCAAAACTATTATATACAAGGGATTATTAGTTCCTGAAGATATCAAAGAATACTATTTAGATTTATTAAACCCACTTTTAGATGCTAAACTGGCTTTAGTACACCAACGTTTCTCAACAAACACATTCCCAACATGGGATTTAGCTCAGCCTTTCCGTTATATGTGTCATAATGGTGAAATTAACACATTAAGAGGAAATGTATCGCGTATGTTTTCTCGTGAAGAAATCATGAAAAGCGATTGGTTTGGAGACGATATTAAACGTGTAATTCCTACAATACTAAGAGGTAAGTCGGATTCTGCTTCTATGGATATGGTTGTAGAATTGTTGTTAATGACAGGACGTTCTTTGCCTGAAGTTATGATGATGTTAGTGCCAGAAGCATGGGAGAAAAACAACACCATGTCTGATGCTAAAAAAGCATTCTACGAATTTAACTCGTGTTTAATGGAACCATGGGATGGTCCTGCATCTATTCCGTTTACCGATGGAAGTTATATTGGAGCTGTATTAGATAGAAATGGTTTACGTCCGTCTCGTTACACGGTTACAAAAGATGATTTTGTAATTATGTCTTCAGAAACAGGGGTTGTAGATATCAAGCCAGAAAATATTAAATTCCACGGTCGTTTAGAGCCAGGAAAAATGTTTTTAGTTAATATGGACGAAGGTCGTATTATTAACGATGAAGAAATTAAAGAGAAAATTGCAACGCAGCATCCGTATAGAAAATGGTTAGATAAAAACTTAATTCACTTAAAAGATATTCCTTATAGTGATGAGCCTATTACTCACGAAGAAGAAGATCTAGTTGTAAGACAAAGTGTATTTGGATATACTCAGGAAGATTTAAATACCATTATTTTGCCAATGGCACAAGGTGGTAAAGAACCAATAGGTTCTATGGGTAGCGATACACCAATTGCTATTTTGTCTGAGCGTCCACAATTAATATATAACTACTTTAAGCAGTTGTTTGCTCAAGTAACAAACCCACCGTTAGATGGTATTCGTGAAGAGTTAATTACAGACATTAGTTTAACATTAGGTAGTGATACTAATATTTTTGAAATCAACGAATTTCACTGTCGTAAATTAAAAATTCAGAACCCTGTAATTTCTAAGCAGGATTTAGATAAAATAAAAAATCACGATAAAAGTCCAGACTATCAAGTTACATCTATTGCAATATTGTATGATGTAACTAAGGGAGTTAACGGATTAGAAGATCGTTTAGAAGCTATTGTAGATACAGCAGAAAAGGCGATTGATTCTGGAACCAATATTATTATTCTTTCAGATAGAAATGTAAGTAAAGATAAGGCGCCAATTCCTGCATTATTAGCATGTTCTTATGTTAATCATGCTTTATATAAGCGTGGAAAGCGTTCTCAAATTAGTTTAATTATAGAGTCTGCAGAACCTCGTGAAGTGCATCATTTTGCCCTGTTATTTGGTTATGGTGCAAGTGCAATTAACCCATATATGGTTAACGAAATTGTTGAAAAACAATTAGAATCTCAAGATCTTACAGGATTAGAATTCGAAGAAGCTATTTCTAATTATAATATCGCTGTAGGAAAAGGAATTTTAAAGGTGATGAACAAAATTGGTATCTCTACCTTAAATTCTTATCGCGGGTCTCAACTTTTCGAATGTATTGGTATTAATACTAAAGTTGTAGAAAAGTACTTTCCAACAACAGCAACGCGTATTCAAGGTATTGGTTTAAATGAAATTGAAAAAGAAATTTCTGAACGTCATAAATTTGCATATTCAGTTCGTGATATCGATGCTAATTTAGATTTAGAAATTGGTGGACAATACAGATGGAGACGTAACGGAGAAAAGCATTTATTTAACCCGTTAACTATTGCTAAATTACAAGAGTCTGTTCGTACTAATAAGAAGTCTACGTATAAAGAATATGCAGAACTTGTAAATAATCAGTCAAAAGATTTAATGACGATTCGTGGTTTATTTGAATTTACAAACTACGATCCAATTTCAATAGAAGAAGTAGAGCCTTGGACAGAAATCGTAAAACGTTTTAAAACGGGAGCGATGTCTTACGGATCTATTAGTAAAGAAGCACACGAGAATTTAGCCATTGCAATGAACCGTATTGGTGGAAAAAGTAATTCTGGTGAAGGTGGAGAAGATCAAGAACGTTTTTACAAAGATCCTGATGGAGATTGGAAAAACAGTGCAATTAAGCAAGTCGCTTCAGGGCGTTTTGGAGTAACTTCTAATTACTTAACAAGTGCAAAAGAGATTCAGATTAAAATGGCGCAAGGAGCGAAGCCTGGAGAAGGTGGGCAATTACCTGGGCCAAAAGTGAATCCTTCAATAGCAAAAACACGTAATTCTACTCCTTATGTAGGATTAATTTCGCCACCACCACATCACGATATTTATTCAATTGAAGATTTATCTCAGTTAATTTACGATTTAAAATCGGCTAACAGAGAAGCTAGAGTAAACGTAAAACTTGTATCTGAAGTTGGTGTTGGAACAGTAGCAGCCGGTGTTGCAAAAGCAAAAGCCGATGTTATTTTAGTGTCAGGTTTCGATGGTGGAACAGGAGCATCTCCATTAACATCATTAAAACACTGTGGTTTACCATGGGAATTAGGTATTGCCGAAGCACAGCAAACTTTAGTAATGAACGACTTAAGGAACCGTATCGTTTTAGAATGTGATGGTCAGTTAAAAACAGGTCGTGATGTTGCTGTAGCATGTTTATTAGGAGCTGAAGAATTTGGTTTCGCAACAGCACCTTTAGTTGCTTCAGGTTGTATTATGATGCGTGTGTGTCACTTAAATACATGTCCTGTTGGAATTGCAACTCAAAACCCAGAATTACGTAAGAAATTCAAAGGGAAGCCAGAGCACGTTGTTAACTACATGTATTTTGTAGCACAAGAATTACGTGAAATTATGGCACAATTAGGATTTAGAACTATTAATGAAATGGTTGGACAATCTCAAAAATTAGATCGTAACAGAGCTATCGAACATTATAAAGCTTCAGGAATCGATTTAACGCCAATATTACATAGAGTAAAAACAGAACCTTACGTAAAATTATATAATACAGAGAAGCAAGAGCATAATTTAGATGTGCATTTAGACTTCGATATTATTAATCAAGCACACCCGGCGTTATTCCGTAAAGAGAAAACATATTTAGATTTCGATATTACAAATATAGACCGTGCGGTTGGTGCTGTATTGAGTAACGAAATTTCTAAAATTTATGGGGCTCAAGGGTTACCAGAAAATACACTTAACTTAAATTTTACAGGTTCGGCAGGACAGAGTTTTGGAGCATTCTCAACAAAAGGATTAACTATGATTGTTAATGGAAACACGAATGATTATTTAGGGAAAGGATTATCTGGAGCTAAATTAATAATTAAGGTTCCTGAAAAAGCAACAATAGTTCCTGAAGACAATGTAATTACTGGAAACGTAACCTTATACGGAGCAACATCTGGAGAGGTTTATATTAATGGTAAAGCAGGAGAGCGTTTCTGTGTTAGAAACTCGGGAGCTCAAGCGGTTGTTGAAGGTATTGGAGATCACGGTTGTGAGTACATGACAGGTGGTGTTGCAGTTGTACTTGGTGAAGTTGGAAGAAACTTTGGAGCAGGTATGAGTGGTGGAATTGCTTTCGTATTAGATGCTAAAGGTACATTTAGAAATAACTGTAATTCTGAAGCACTTAACTTAGACCCTGTAGTTTTAGATGAAGACATTACTTTATTAAAAACGTTAATTACAAATCATTATAACGCAACTTTAAGTCCGTTAGCACAACGTATTTTAGAACAATGGGAACAATACTTGCCTAAGTTTATCAAGGTTTTACCAGAAGAATATAAGCAAGCTTTAATTAAATTAGAACAAGAAAACCTTGTAACGCAATAG